The following proteins come from a genomic window of Crassostrea angulata isolate pt1a10 chromosome 1, ASM2561291v2, whole genome shotgun sequence:
- the LOC128164721 gene encoding heat shock 70 kDa protein 12A-like, whose translation MAVSLPDALMFAAIDFGTTFSGYAFAMRDELEKDSSKIFAPHWHASDGSLISHKTPTTVLLDKDEKLVDFGFDAETTYAELSENGEHEDHFYFRRFKMMLYDQVRTKKLTVNTTVADIRGRKLQAVKVFAHAIRYLKDHLLDSLKTKGKIVKNDDILWVLTVPAIWDDTAKVFMRKAAQEAGIPGHQLMIALEPEAASIYCKHLPVEKLEGTNTFSAFQPGSKYLVLDAGGGTVDITVHEVKPNGHLKELDRASGGDWGGTSVDMAFKSALAEIVTEGMIEGYCQKYTGDYIELFRDFEIKKRKCGKGDNSNSVITLKVPVSFTEGCSETLDADLTTLTNKSRFRDHIIWKADKVRIDLPTFETFFKPACDGIVRHVKDLLQSPKVKCVNKILMVGGFSESDILQEVVRKAFPNCQIIVPQEAGLAVLRGAVLFGYNPKAIDSRIAKYTYGVKMNVEFDQKIHKASKKEAIDGVEYCTDIFDRHVKKGEELIVDEAQAEKSYVPLTRQQKVISFSIYTSTEDDPFYVEGCENIGKFVVSVPVGVEDRSVNVRMIFGRTELTAEARVVKTGEITPAPFELPVEEKI comes from the exons ATGGCTGTTTCCTTACCGGATGCTCTTATGTTTGCTGCTATAGACTTTGGCACTACCTTTTCTGGGTATGCGTTTGCCATGAGAGACGAGTTAGAAAAGGACTCATCGAAAATATTTGCTCCTCACTGGCATGCTTCGGATGGAAGCTTGATTTCACACAAGACACCAACCACTGTACTATTGGACAAGGATGAGAAATTGGTTGATTTCGGTTTCGATGCTGAAACCACTTACGCAGAACTGTCAGAAAACGGCGAACATGAGGACCATTTCTACTTCCGCCGATTTAAGATGATGCTCTACGACCAAGTTAGAACAAAA AAATTAACGGTAAATACAACGGTTGCTGATATACGGGGACGAAAATTGCAAGCTGTGAAAGTTTTTGCCCATGCTATACGATATCTGAAGGATCATCTGCTGGATTCTCTAAAAACTAAGGGGAAAATTGTGAAGAATGATGACATCCTATGGGTTTTAACTGTTCCAGCAATTTGGGATGACACGGCAAAAGTGTTCATGCGAAAAGCAGCACAAGAG GCAGGTATACCTGGCCATCAGCTGATGATTGCATTAGAACCAGAGGCGGCCTCTATCTACTGCAAACATCTTCCCGTAGAGAAACTGGAGGGAACCAACACATTCAGCGCCTTCCAGCCAGGGAGCAAGTACCTGGTACTGGACGCTGGGG GTGGAACAGTGGATATAACCGTACACGAAGTCAAACCAAATGGACACCTGAAGGAACTAGACCGAGCGAGTGGCGGCGACTGGGGTGGAACCAGTGTGGATATGGCCTTCAAGAGCGCTCTGGCGGAGATAGTGACGGAGGGAATGATTGAAGGCTACTGTCAGAAGTACACTGGGGACTACATCGAACTGTTCAGGgattttgaaatcaagaaacGCAAATGTGGAAAAGGTGACAACTCGAATTCAGTTATCACATTGAAAGTTCCCGTCTCCTTTACTGAGGGATGCTCGGAAACCTTAGACGCGGACTTAACCACTCTGACTAACAAATCGAGATTCAGAGATCATATCATCTGGAAAGCAGACAAAGTTAGAATAGATTTGCCGACGTTTGAAACCTTTTTTAAGCCAGCTTGCGATGGAATTGTCAGACATGTCAAGGATTTGTTACAGTCACCCAAAGTCAAATGTGTCAATAAGATCCTAATGGTGGGCGGGTTTTCTGAGTCCGACATTTTACAGGAAGTGGTTCGGAAGGCGTTTCCGAATTGCCAGATCATAGTTCCACAAGAAGCTGGTCTGGCCGTTCTTCGTGGAGCCGTTTTGTTTGGTTATAATCCGAAGGCCATAGATTCCCGCATTGCTAAATACACCTACGGCGTTAAGATGAATGTTGAATTCGACCAAAAAATACACAAAGCATCCAAAAAGGAAGCTATAGATGGAGTTGAATACTGTACCGACATATTCGATCGACATGTGAAGAAAGGTGAAGAACTTATAGTCGACGAAGCCCAGGCCGAGAAATCTTACGTTCCATTAACCCGTCAACAAAAGGTTATATCATTCAGTATTTATACGTCGACTGAAGATGACCCGTTTTATGTGGAGGGTTGCGAAAATATTGGAAAATTTGTAGTTAGCGTTCCTGTTGGTGTGGAAGATCGCTCCGTTAATGTCAGGATGATATTTGGTAGAACTGAGCTCACGGCCGAGGCAAGGGTAGTGAAAACAGGGGAGATAACCCCCGCGCCGTTCGAACTCCCGGTAGAAGAAAAGATTTAA
- the LOC128172997 gene encoding heat shock 70 kDa protein 12A-like, with protein sequence MAVSLPDKLFLAAIDFGTTFSGYAFAARGELEDDLSKIYVPHWRSSDGSLISYKTPTTVLLDKDEKLVDFGFDAETTYAELSENGEHEDYFYFRRFKMMLYDQVRTKKLTVDTTVADIRGREIQAVKVFTHAIRYLKDHLLDSQKPKGKIVKNDDILWVLTVPAIWDDTAKLFMRKAAQEAGIPGHQLMIALEPEAASIYCKHLPVEKLEGTNTISAFQPGSKYLVLDAGGGTVDITVHEVKPNGHLKELDRASGGDWGGTSVDMAFKSALAEIVTEGMIEGYCHKFTGDYIELFRDFEIKKRKCGKGNSSDSFITLKIPVTFTDECQETLNTDLTTLVNKSTYKDHILWKTDKVRIDLPTFETFFQPACDGIVKHVKELFQSPKVKGVNKILMVGGFSESNILQDVVRRAFPNCQIIVPQEAGLAVLRGAVLFGCNPKAIDSRIAKYTYGVATNVEFDPEIHMESKREIIDGEDYCTDIFDKHVEKGEELIVDEAQAERSYLPMTHQQKAISFSIYTSTEDAPFYVDYCENIGKFEVSVPVGVDDRSVNVRMIFGRTELTAEARVVKTGEIMPGQFELPEEEKI encoded by the exons ATGGCTGTTTCTTTACCGGATAAACTTTTCTTGGCTGCCATAGACTTCGGAACAACCTTTTCTGGGTATGCCTTTGCCGCGAGAGGCGAGTTAGAAGATGACTTATCAAAAATTTATGTCCCCCACTGGCGTTCTTCTGATGGGAGCTTGATTTCATACAAGACTCCAACCACTGTTTTATTGGACAAAGATGAGAAATTGGTTGATTTCGGTTTCGATGCTGAAACCACTTACGCAGAACTGTCAGAAAATGGGGAACATGAGGACTATTTCTACTTCCGACGATTTAAGATGATGCTCTACGACCAAGTCAGAACAAAG AAATTGACAGTAGATACAACGGTTGCAGATATACGGGGACGAGAAATACAGGCTGTAAAAGTTTTTACCCATGCTATACGATATTTAAAGGATCATCTGCTGGATTCTCAAAAACCCAAGGGGAAAATTGTGAAGAATGATGACATCCTATGGGTTCTAACTGTTCCAGCAATTTGGGATGACACAGCTAAACTATTCATGCGAAAAGCAGCACAAGAG GCGGGTATACCTGGCCATCAGCTGATGATTGCATTAGAACCAGAGGCGGCCTCTATCTACTGCAAACATCTCCCCGTAGAGAAACTGGAGGGAACCAACACAATCAGCGCCTTCCAGCCAGGGAGCAAGTACCTGGTACTGGACGCTGGGG ggGGAACAGTGGATATAACCGTACATGAAGTCAAACCAAATGGACACCTGAAAGAACTAGACCGAGCGAGTGGCGGGGACTGGGGTGGAACCAGTGTGGACATGGCCTTCAAAAGCGCTCTGGCGGAGATAGTGACGGAGGGAATGATTGAAGGCTACTGCCACAAGTTCACTGGGGACTACATCGAACTGTTCAGGgattttgaaatcaagaaacGCAAATGTGGAAAAGGAAACAGCTCAGATTCATTTATCACGTTGAAAATTCCCGTAACATTTACCGACGAATGCCAAGAAACTCTGAACACAGACCTTACCACGCTTGTCAACAAATCTACATACAAAGATCATATTCTCTGGAAAACAGATAAGGTTAGAATAGATTTGCCGACGTTTGAAACCTTTTTTCAGCCAGCTTGCGATGGAATCGTCAAACACGTGAAGGAGTTGTTCCAGTCACCCAAAGTCAAAGGTGTCAATAAGATCCTAATGGTGGGCGGGTTTTCCGAGTCAAACATATTACAGGATGTGGTTCGGAGGGCGTTTCCGAATTGCCAGATCATAGTTCCACAAGAAGCTGGTCTGGCTGTTCTACGTGGAGCAGTTTTGTTTGGCTGTAATCCAAAGGCCATAGACTCCCGTATTGCAAAATACACCTATGGCGTAGCCACAAATGTTGAATTTGACCCAGAAATCCACATGGAATCCAAAAGGGAAATCATTGATGGAGAGGATTACTGTACTGACATATTCGATAAACACGTGGAGAAAGGTGAAGAATTAATTGTCGACGAGGCCCAGGCCGAGAGATCTTACCTTCCAATGACCCATCAACAAAAGGCTATATCATTCAGTATTTACACGTCGACTGAGGATGCCCCTTTTTATGTGGACTATTGCGAAAATATTGGAAAATTTGAGGTCAGCGTTCCTGTCGGTGTGGATGATCGCTCCGTCAATGTCAGGATGATATTTGGTAGAACTGAGCTCACGGCCGAGGCAAGGGTAGTGAAAACAGGGGAGATAATGCCCGGACAGTTTGAACTCCCTGAAGAAGagaagatttaa
- the LOC128172956 gene encoding protein TANC2-like isoform X5 — translation MVILMANVDILRDLSMEEQMADCCPLCHMPYDKGKKRRLIDTCGHAKCYSCMFYSESCRICENNPTEAGHHIRQSSDISPYSRVRVKTNGHFTPHMKSSETATQTTPKSFTLSNMHTSGNQLPEPQVPPSRSRFFKPISLSPTASSTPNSSHRGFNPDPAMGSPDLHPAADPSLTPYDDLDELSRLDRVGPALDQNDHPDPPPPSPDVAQNDLIVRLGLLLSDKGRPNDPSHMTPMKQGNQGNQTEDTFTSVSSIGSNEVTPERGIPTPDRGISDTSPLSTLTASSGSERGHYSGIRMGTESLTYTGSRDPSAESMNSFMSTSTGNSMSPHATTKRPHSITTSTPGQIEDLFGKRGNFRRSSARATIGHSSERRITITPIKPPQIRLKAQVFEVPHNEGKALFVGREWLFKDIEMALNSEPTTDRVRGVVLTGGIGAGKTAIIEQLVDSSFFTDGRSGLVEGSEHKINRDRMVYNGLTNYSPKSTLSHGLSASTSNLTYDCLRSLGSQVVGYHFCQADNNVTCLVPEFVHSLAAQLSQAPQLAAYHEMLLQDPHLQHVLSLKECVQNPSSAFIKGILDPLESLKEQGRITSDSCLIVIDSLNEAEFHKPDYGDTIASFLCRHVEQFPLWLKLVLTVHSSLVEITKDLGFTTICIDRDQNNDLIGKDLIDYVNHRIETSPSIGNNISLNGKLEQSTQVKFCHHLQTLSKGSFLFCKMTLDLIERGHLVLKSSNYKILPMNISEVFLLHFNLKFQSVRSFEKVSPILVVCLATLYPMNLEEIYYTINSGYTQHFLPWEEFTQRMSMLQGFLFLRKDSTYMFFHPAFREWLIRRDEADNPKFLCDLRGAEFDPRLGHALMSFKLSRISTPLNPDKTIELGHHILKAHIYKNVSKQRGYSSRDMQAYWMALSSESLNAALASHRNLFSPNVKVSRLILLSGANPNMRTPYQNNSPVLCIAAMEGFTDMVSLLLEFSASVDAVSDSGMSALCYAASAGHTEILRMLCQRNARLSHVDKSGQCPAVHAAMHGHLDALIFLLQCDWSEYDGQLTKVEAMQQAMVASAATGHTNIIDFLLHNYSATSDGFGINYCDTLLGETALTASCSHGFKDVVLFLIDQGASLHQPNNKSLTPLLCAVDAGHWNVADLLLGMGSSLEQTDKHGRTPLMIAAYKGHIGVLEMLLARGSSLHQVDKEGLTALCWACLKGHHHIIQTLLDKGANLHHVDRRGRTPLQLAAFHGDAQVVQSLLERGAQIEHADQNGMRALDRAIDRRNTAVVVCFLKKGAKLGQTTWAVAAGKPDILILLLNKLMEDGNVLYKKNRIREAAQRYQYALKKFPNENVVEDSRTFKDLKLNLLLNLSRCKRKLNDCVSAIDLATQALQIKSKCFEAYYARARAKRDDRQFSSAVEDLKEALKLAPSNRELQRLLTRVRDECTEQARYENLHGSQSNVMDRGERRAEETAL, via the exons ATGGTCATTTTGATGGCAA ACGTTGACATCTTGCGTGACCTGAGCATGGAGGAGCAAATGGCGGACTGCTGTCCCTTGTGTCACATGCCCTATGACAAAGGGAAGAAGCGGCGCTTGATTGACACCTGTGGACATGCAAAGTGTTACAGCTGCATGTTCTACTCGGAAAGCTGCCGAAtctgtgaaaaca ACCCCACAGAGGCAGGTCACCACATCAGACAGAGCAGTGACATATCCCCCTACAGCCGAGTCAGGGTGAAGACCAACGGTCACTTCACGCCTCATATGAAGTCTTCGGAAACTGCCACTCAAACCACACCCAAGTCTTTTACACTCTCAAATATGCATACCA GTGGAAACCAGTTACCTGAACCCCAAGTACCACCATCAAGGTCCCGGTTCTTTAAGCCCATTTCCTTGTCGCCCACAGCTTCCAGTACACCTAACTCCTCACACAGGGGCTTTAATCCAGACCCTGCCATGGGGTCTCCAGACCTCCACCCTGCAGCTGACCCTAGTCTGACCCCATATGATGACCTTGATGAGTTGTCAAGGTTAGACAGAGTAGGTCCTGCTCTTGATCAGAATGATCATCCAG ATCCCCCTCCTCCATCTCCAGATGTTGCCCAGAATGATCTAATAGTGAGGCTGGGCCTGTTGCTGTCGGACAAGGGTCGACCTAATGACCCCTCTCATATGACACCCATGAAGCAGGGCAACCAAGGGAACCAGACAGAGGACACATTTACCAGTGTGTCTTCTATAGGCAGTAATGAGGTGACCCCGGAGAGGGGAATCCCCACCCCAGACAGGGGGATCTCTGACACCAGTCCCCTGTCAACTCTCACTG CTTCCTCTGGGAGTGAACGGGGACATTACAGTGGAATCCGAATGGGGACCGAGTCCCTCACCTACACCGGCAGCAGGGACCCAAGCGCCGAGAGCATGAACTCTTTTATGTCCACCAGTACCGGCAATAGCATGAGTCCTCACGCCACCACCAAGAGACCACACTCCATCACAA CCTCCACACCTGGACAGATAGAAGATTTGTTTGGTAAGAGGGGAAACTTCCGCAGATCTTCTGCCCGGGCCACCATTGGTCACTCTAGCGAGCGCCGCATCACAATAACCCCCATCAAACCACCACAAATACGACTCAAGGCTCAGGTGTTTGAGGTTCCCCACAATGAGGGAAAAGCACTGTTTGTTGGGAGGGAATGGCTGTTCAAGGATATAGAAATG GCCCTGAACAGTGAGCCCACCACAGACAGAGTGAGGGGTGTGGTCCTGACTGGGGGTATTGGGGCAGGAAAGACTGCCATCATAGAGCAGCTAGTGGACAGCAGCTTCTTCACTGACGGCCGGAGTGGGCTCGTAGAAG ggAGTGAACACAAGATAAACAGGGATCGTATGGTGTACAATGGTCTTACAAACTACAGTCCGAAATCCACCTTGTCCCATGGCCTGAGTGCATCAACATCCAATCTTACTTACGATTGTCTGAGAAGTCTGGGATCACAAGTAGTTGGCTACCATTTTTGTCAGGCAGATAATAATGTCACCTGTCTGGTGCCCGAGTTTGTCCACAGTCTCGCTGCTCAGCTATCTCAAGCTCCACAGCTTGCCGCCTACCACGAAATGCTCCTGCAGGATCCACACTTACAACATGTGCTTAGTCTCAAGGAGTGCGTGCAAAATCCTTCAAGTGCTTTCATTAAAGGAATCCTGGATCCTTTAGAATCTTTGAAGGAACAGGGCAGAATTACTTCAGACAGTTGTTTGATTGTGATAGACTCTCTGAATGAGGCAGAGTTCCACAAGCCAGATTATGGTGACACGATAGCTTCATTTCTGTGTCGCCACGTTGAACAGTTTCCATTGTGGTTGAAATTGGTGTTAACTGTTCATTCTTCCTTGGTGGAGATCACAAAAGACTTGGGTTTCACAACTATTTGTATTGACCGAGACCAAAACAACGACCTTATAGGAAAAGACCTGATAGATTATGTGAACCATAGAATTGAAACAAGTCCTAgtattggaaataatatatcACTGAATGGTAAACTAGAACAATCGACACAAGTCAAATTCTGTCATCATCTACAAACTCTTAGCAAAGGGTCATTTTTGTTCTGCAAAATGACCCTGGACTTGATAGAAAGAGGACACCTGGTGCTTAAAAGTTCAAACTACAAAATATTACCCATGAACATTTCTGAAGTGTTCCTATTACATTTTAACTTGAAGTTCCAAAGTGTGAGGTCATTTGAGAAGGTGTCTCCTATTTTGGTTGTGTGTTTGGCGACTCTTTATCCGATGAATCTTGAGGAGATCTACTACACCATCAACTCTGGCTACACCCAGCACTTTCTGCCGTGGGAGGAGTTCACCCAGCGGATGAGCATGCTGCAGGGCTTCTTGTTTCTGCGTAAAGACTCCACCTACATGTTCTTTCACCCTGCCTTCAGGGAGTGGCTTATCCGCCGCGACGAGGCAGACAATCCAAAGTTTCTCTGTGATCTTCG TGGTGCCGAATTTGACCCAAG ACTTGGCCATGCTTTGATGTCGTTCAAGCTGTCAAGGATATCCACCCCACTGAACCCTGATAAAACCATAGAGTTAGGGCACCACATTCTGAAGGCCCACATCTACAAAAATGTCAGCAAGCAGCGTGGCTACTCCTCCCGTGACATGCAGGCTTACTGGATGGCCCTCAGCTCTGAGAGCCTGAACGCTGCCCTCGCATCTCACCGCAACCTCTTCTCTCCTAATGTCAAG GTCAGTCGACTGATCTTATTGTCGGGGGCCAACCCCAACATGAGAACCCCGTACCAGAACAACTCGCCGGTCCTTTGTATTGCGGCTATGGAGGGATTCACGGACATGGTGTCCCTGCTTCTGGAGTTCAGTGCCAGTGTGGACGCAGTCTCAGACAGTGGGATGTCGGCTCTGTGTTATGCTGCCAGTGCTGGACACACGGAGATCCTAAGGATGCTGTGTCAGAGGAATGCTCGG CTGTCCCATGTAGATAAGAGTGGTCAGTGCCCAGCTGTTCATGCCGCCATGCATGGCCATTTGGATGCCCTCATCTTCCTTCTGCAATGCGATTGGTCAGAATATGATGGTCAGCTGACTAAAGTGGAGGCCATGCAGCAGGCAATGGTAGCTTCTGCTGCCACAGGACACACAAAT ATCATTGACTTCCTATTACATAACTACTCTGCAACATCTGATGGATTTGGAATCAACTACTGTGATACTTTACTGGGAGAAACAG CATTGACGGCATCTTGTAGCCATGGTTTTAAGGATGTGGTCCTATTTCTGATAGACCAGGGAGCCAGTCTCCACCAGCCAAACAACAAATCCCTGACCCCACTGTTGTGTGCTGTGGATGCTGGTCACTGGAATGTGGCCGACCTACTTCTTGGAATGGGATCCTCCTTggaacagacagacaaacatgGGAGAACACCTCTTATGATAGCAGCATACAAAGGCCACATTGGAGTATTAGAGATGCTGTTAGCTAGAg GGAGCTCCCTGCATCAGGTGGACAAGGAAGGTCTGACTGCCCTGTGCTGGGCCTGTCTGAAGGGACACCACCACATCATACAGACCTTGTTGGACAAGGGAGCTAATCTCCATCATGTAGACAGAAGGGGGAGAACTCCTCTCCAACTTGCAGCATTCCATGGTGATGCTCAAGTG GTGCAATCTTTATTGGAGAGAGGAGCCCAGATTGAGCATGCAGACCAGAACGGGATGAGGGCGCTGGATCGAGCCATTGACAGGAGGAACACAGCCGTGGTGGTGTGTTTCCTGAAGAAGGGAGCCAAGCTGGGACAGACCACCTGGGCCGTGGCAGCAGGAAAACCAGACATACTGATACTGCTGCTCAACAAGTTGATGGAGGATGGAAATGTGCTGTATAAG AAAAACCGTATTCGGGAGGCAGCCCAGCGATACCAGTATGCTTTGAAGAAATTTCCAAATGAAAATGTGGTGGAAGACTCAAGAACCTTCAAAGACCTAAAATTGAACCTGCTCCTCAATCTTTCCAGATGCAAAAGGAAACTTAAT GACTGTGTATCAGCGATTGATCTGGCCACACAGGCACtgcaaataaaaagtaaatgctTTGAAGCATACTATGCAAGGGCTCGGGCGAAACGAGACGACAG ACAATTCTCTTCAGCTGTTGAGGATTTAAAAGAGGCTTTAAAGTTAGCTCCCAGCAACCGAGAACTACAAAGATTACTGACCAGAGTACGTGATGAATGCACAGAGCAGGCACGCTATGAGAACCTTCATGGAAGTCAGTCCAATGTAATGGATCGGGGCGAGAGAAGAGCAGAGGAGACCGCTCTATAG